The DNA segment ttttttatttacattcaaaaatGTTGCCATGgtgaaagatatattaattgtagcacgtGACTTCACATAGATTTTCTGAtgctgttgaaataaaaattgagtaaaattgtacaaagtcaattaggttttgccatttgatttttgaccttaaaaaatacacattccCATACATGAGGTTAGGTGATTAATCCTTGGTTCACTCCAAATATTATTAGAACTCATTGGTTGGGCCTGATTAGTGGCTGCTTATACAGTGCCCAGGGGACACTGAAATGAAAATGTAACGATATTTTCTTTTGGCgtgcccttttttttttattactatagtGCAAATGgatttatgatattaataaagtaaatatactaaattgaaactttaactGCTCATAAGTCCTAACTTACCCTATTAAAcgactaaaaatttaattttttattgaaaacttaacgcataattttaattgaacttaattttataatgaaacaaatataatatgtacaatatacaaatgacattgagaaaaaaaggaattaattcaCTAATCAATCTTATTTcagctttgaaattttttattattattagaagaaTTTTTGCAAGCACTTTTCCTTTCTTTGTTTAATTGAAGATGGCTGTTAGCTTCagactccatttttttttcccaaacatattaaacatttttgatgcAATTTCATTAAGGAAAGTGATGCTAACAAGATGATTATTACTACATTAAGATTTTTCAATCCATGCTGTAGTTTGATTAGAAGTAAAAAATCTTAATGCACCTTTTACAAAAACACTTCTTGGAGTAGccaagaatataaaataatatttcatctttctttatttgaaaaaaatatgttgtaacaGTTCATAGAGATGTCATCCAAGAAGATAGATTACATCAAtgggtttttttaaaccacctttattaatttcattcacAAAGGAGTCTAATTCTTGATATATTCCCAATTCATCCatagagaaaataatatctcTATCCGAAGATTAGAACTTGGTGCAGCACTCTCGATTTAACAGTTTTAAAATAGAATGGGTAAGATAaccatatacaaaataaatgagagGCTCCAGACCTTTAAGTGAATCTAATTCCATTGCAGAATTGGAAGATATAAGGTTGATAAATGTAGAAACATCTTCTTCACTCGTATAATTATACtcttttatattgaataaaattgatgcaattgattttaaaagtaggCTACCACGAGTtttttttcagcctaaaaaaaatgtgtacaacTGATATAGTAATTTCCACCAGGAAGTTGTCTATACTACCCAAAACGCCTTTTTATTGGGCCGaattaatttcatgaaaaaaataaacttaactttatttttatccagTAAATATATGACTAAAGGGGCTAGTACTATAGATGTTTGATAGGTGTTATGAAATTTCTCGGAAGATAAATCACCACCATGTTTCTTTGAGAGTGTCTCCCATCTTTTAATCCATTCTGCAAACTTAATCAAGAAATCAATTTCTTCCTGCTCATTTACAGAAATTGGTTTTAATGAATAATCTCTCTTTTGGACGCACATAGTATGAGGATTCACATTTATGCCATTCTAAAAGCGCTTAAGAATATCCATAACTTATGCTGTTTATTTGAAGCTTCTGAATTGATCATCTTTCGATATATAATGGTTAAGTGCATTCAGAGTGGACTCGTGAAAAACCTTACAGAAAGATCAACATTAAACTTTTCAATTGATTGAGGAGCAATTACTTTATGATGAAGCTAATTTCAATCCCTGGCCTAGCTCCATGTAGTAGATCTGGCTCACATGCCAAAATTCGGCTTCAAGAATAACatcctcattttcaaaagatggaCATGATAATTTTCGTCTGCTAGTAaagttgttataaattttttttgaagatatctaCCAAAtcgaataacataaatattttttttcagtattcaGTATATATctaggaaaaattatatttcctagTTCATCCATATAGAATTTTCTGTTTGAATCATGCGCATCCGTAATGGTTGCAATGGGTTCTAGGCCAACTTTAGTAACTACTTAAAGaactttcatataatattattttataatgaaagatttaatatttaatttgtgattgTGATTGGTACCGTAGCTACCATGTCAATGTATTTACGAAGTACACTCTTCACCATAAAACAAAGTATGGTTTTATAATGTttgcataataattattataataatttaactctAGATTTTTTCTTGAACTGAGAACAcactttttattctttctatGCGCGATTCAGATGGCGAGTAAATAATTACagattctttaatttaattatttaaggcTGGGCTTGTATTGTGCCAAAGTATTGAAATTCCTCAAAATTCAAGAGAGTATCTTCGTCCTTTCGCACTTACAGAGTGAAGGTGAAGTTTTTCTATGATAAAGCTgatatgatttttcaaattaaagtcTTGATGATGCACTGATTCTTCCAATATCTCAATATCATCCTTAATGTAGTAAGTTTTATtccaataatatgaaatattttatcttccattgatctttgaaaataataatataaatagataatcatcgttatgaataaattacatGTTAGTTGCCGTGCAAAAAATGGATAGAAAACATCATTCAGACTGTATCACTTACTCATATATCCAATTCAGGAGTTtagaaggatcaaaataatgtaattgtatgtaattacataaaattgaaCCGGAAATTCATTGGGATGAACAAGATTTATTTGGAGCCGAAATAGAACCAATTGGAAACATCATTCAGACTGTATAAATTTTCTATATCCCCATTTATGAGattaaaaggatcaaaataatgtaattttttgaaactagGTACATCTAATTCccataaagtaataattttggCTGATGAGTGAACTGGAAGTCAGCAAAGTTAAATGTATTTACTCACTGAGTCGGGTTGGaatagaaataatatgtatatttatctatgatttggagttgcaaatttttaaaaagacgCAGATTTGGAGGCaggatctctaaatattataaatccaaccTAATGAAATTATTCGAATCATAatctcaaaatcaaatttaaatccTCAGtcctcaaaataataaataaacataaacgatttcattaaaactacacacaacttaaaataaattattcttaatttgtagtttggaataatattttgtgatcttggctctgaattcaactatttatattttgcgaCATTTGACTCATTGTGAAATACACttgaattttctttattcaGATTCAAAAACCAAATCCAAAATAAAGGAAGAACAAGACATTTCAACTTTCAACAAATGAATGTCGTTAACAAAGTTTCTATtggtaatatttttgattacaaatattaattgataataatcatttaatttaattggatctattaaaatttgtggTCCTCagtagtttaaataatatatagggtCTTTCTTTTCTACtggtattattgttattataagattttatatatgtacttttctattgttttagttacaaataaaaagtcCTCCAAAGAACTACACATAAAATTACgtgattattatgtatttatgagtaacaattaataaatacataatactgtgggcatttgaactttacgATGTGTCACTGTAAACTTATATTTGAGTTATTGTTATCAAAATAGTTCAAACTACCACATTCATATGTCGATCATGGAATATTCCTTTTGATTATAGCATATTCTCATCCATCACATTATTACCACATCTATGGTaaatgtacaagttgtaactaaCAAGGCTATAAATCGATGAAAATACTTTTCTGTCTCTATGTATCTGAGGGAGTAAAGGTATACCGTATACCATAGACAAGTGACAACCAACAGTAAGAGTCTGCTTCAGTCTCCCCTACACAAGATAGAAATATGAAATAGCTGAGTGTGTACTtgattgatgacgtcatatttgACGTTCTTCCCACCTCTCTGCAATAGTGCTTCAGCCTTCATCCATAGATATCCGTCATCAATCATAATACAAAACTGACTCCAAAAGATCAAGAGTAGAATGGGATCAACACGCTTTACAGTAGTTTTCCTCCGTCATGGCCAAACCGCTCATAATGAAAGACGGATTCTTCAAGGACATCATGATGCTCCTCTGAACGCAAATGGGCGGAAACAGTCTGATCGCACCGGAAAAgcattatctaataaaattttccaCCGCATTATTAGTTCTGACCTCGCAAGAGCTTTTGGTGAGGATACATTTATTCGTGATTCTTATTCAGTTATTCGTCATTATGATTTATGAGtcaattagaaataaataattcttaatttaattattattgataatgattataacgttaatacaatatatttttcagaaacAGCAGAGATTGTGAAAAAGAATGCGGGTTCATCTTGGCCTGCCGTTGAAAAAGTTACTGAATTTAGAGAAAGAATGTTTGGAGCGGCCGAAAATCGACCTTTAGCAGAATTTATCAAGTCTGTAGTAAAAAGCGGAGAAAAACCCGAGTATTATACTCCTGAAGGAGCTGAAACTCCTAAAATATTTGctggaagaattaaaaaatgtcttcatGATGTTGTATTGTCAAAGGCAAAAAAAGAAGACTGTATCTTGGTCGTTTGTCACGGTGGTGTAATAAGGGAAATAATCAAGTATTTAATGTCTCTTGAAATAGAAACCTTTGGAATTGAG comes from the Lepeophtheirus salmonis chromosome 4, UVic_Lsal_1.4, whole genome shotgun sequence genome and includes:
- the LOC121115836 gene encoding fructose-2,6-bisphosphatase TIGAR, whose protein sequence is MGSTRFTVVFLRHGQTAHNERRILQGHHDAPLNANGRKQSDRTGKALSNKIFHRIISSDLARAFETAEIVKKNAGSSWPAVEKVTEFRERMFGAAENRPLAEFIKSVVKSGEKPEYYTPEGAETPKIFAGRIKKCLHDVVLSKAKKEDCILVVCHGGVIREIIKYLMSLEIETFGIELRVATSPNTGISEIIFDVEDDVIKSIDTILLYDKSHLEPEDNSQQDVFKDNIR